One Carassius carassius chromosome 20, fCarCar2.1, whole genome shotgun sequence DNA segment encodes these proteins:
- the LOC132096923 gene encoding uncharacterized protein LOC132096923, whose amino-acid sequence MDIIGPLVKTSSGNQFALVICDYATRYPEVYPLRSIQVKHIVKCLIDLISRVGVPSEIITDQGTNFMANVMKLLYNQLGIKGIRTTPFHPQTDGLVERFNGTLKSMLKKFVAETGRDWDKWIPFLLFAYREVPQCSTGFSPFELLYGRQVRGPLDMLKEEWTAEKPAQRSVVSYVLQMRDKLETFRTLAKENLQDAQKRQKVWYDNHAREKDLKPGQKVLVLLPSGACKLLAKWQGPYVITRKLGPVTYEILCPERKRPKQILHVNLLREFKERGLEPKDQVVLMVRAVVEEEDELEMEPPRLSAEDPGLNSHLSEQQKQQLAEVRQSFPSLFQERPGRTKVVTHNIILKEEVPIRQKPYRVPERMVEKLKEEIETMLEMGIIEPSQSEWSSPILLVPKKDGGLRFCTDFRKLNSVSCFDSYPMPRIDELIEKLGKAHYMTTLDLCKGYWQVPLDPSCKPYTAFRAPTGLYQYNVMPFGLHGAPATFQRLMDDVLAGCDQYAAAYLDDVVIYSGTWQEHLDHLREILGRLQQAGLTINTTKCSWA is encoded by the coding sequence ATGGACATAATTGGTCCTTTAGTGAAGACGAGTTCAGGTAACCAATTTGCCCTGGTAATTTGCGACTATGCAACTCGATATCCAGAAGTGTACCCTTTGCGGTCAATCCAGGTTAaacatattgtgaaatgtttaatTGATCTGATTTCTAGGGTTGGAGTACCTTCTGAGATTATTACTGACCAAGGGACTAATTTTATGGCTAATGTGATGAAGTTACTGTATAACCAATTGGGCATTAAAGGTATTCGAACTACACCGTTTCACCCTCAAACTGATGGGTTAGTTGAGCGCTTTAATGGCACACTGAAAAGCATGCTTAAAAAATTTGTGGCTGAGACCGGTAGAGATTGGGATAAATGGATTCCTTTCCTTTTGTTTGCATACAGAGAGGTGCCCCAATGTTCAACTGGTTTCTCTCCTTTTGAGCTTTTGTATGGCAGGCAAGTTCGAGGTCCCCTGGACATGCTCAAAGAGGAGTGGACGGCAGAGAAACCAGCCCAGCGCAGTGTCGTCTCTTATGTACTGCAGATGAGGGACAAGTTGGAGACATTCCGGACTTTGGCCAAAGAAAATCTACAAGATGCCCAGAAGAGACAGAAGGTATGGTACGACAATCATGCCAGAGAAAAAGACCTAAAACCTGGACAGAAAGTTCTAGTACTGTTACCCTCAGGTGCGTGCAAACTGTTGGCCAAGTGGCAAGGTCCATATGTCATAACCCGAAAACTTGGCCCTGTAACATATGAAATTCTGTGTCCTGAAAGAAAGCGTCCTAAACAGATCCTTCATGTCAACCTGTTGCGGGAGTTTAAGGAGAGGGGGCTGGAACCTAAAGATCAAGTAGTACTGATGGTGCGGGCAGTCGTGGAGGAAGAAGATGAATTAGAGATGGAGCCACCTCGACTTTCAGCAGAAGATCCTGGCCTTAATTCACATTTAAgtgaacaacaaaaacaacaactggcAGAGGTACGTCAATCCTTTCCATCTCTCTTCCAGGAAAGACCGGGGCGTACCAAAGTAGTCACCCACAACATTATCTTGAAAGAGGAAGTTCCAATTCGACAGAAGCCTTATCGAGTTCCCGAGAGGATGGTAGAGAAACTGAAGGAGGAGATTGAAACTATGTTGGAGATGGGAATCATCGAACCTTCCCAAAGTGAGTGGTCAAGTCCCATACTTCTGGTACCTAAGAAAGATGGTGGACTGAGGTTCTGTACCGATTTTAGAAAACTGAACAGCGTATCCTGCTTTGATTCCTACCCAATGCCTCGAATAGACGAACTGATTGAAAAGCTGGGTAAAGCACATTACATGACTACACTAGACCTATGTAAAGGATACTGGCAAGTGCCCCTTGACCCATCGTGTAAGCCGTACACTGCATTTCGTGCCCCCACTGGACTATATCAGTATAATGTAATGCCTTTTGGGTTACACGGAGCACCAGCAACGTTCCAGAGACTTATGGACGATGTACTTGCTGGATGTGATCAATATGCAGCAGCATATTTAGATGATGTAGTAATATATAGTGGCACATGGCAGGAACATTTAGATCATCTTAGAGAGATCCTAGGAAGGCTACAGCAAGCTGGACTCACAATTAACACCACCAAATGCTCGTGGGCATAA